A genomic segment from Oryctolagus cuniculus chromosome 14, mOryCun1.1, whole genome shotgun sequence encodes:
- the LOC138845150 gene encoding uncharacterized protein has translation MGIMHSALTHLRAANKLKEELPVRNLENDKLCNSSDRITIKTFPLGYSAKTHGHRVGKERGGALQAVTTRWKATEAIGEGEAVIPSHKMVALTRRPAHLGAPHASAGPCWPPPAGRAPQARRARGGLRGPSLQGPPAAGHPRLRPGEAARTKPAAARSRTQHRGPDTAAPARTRSALTSDAPREQTKLGKGGGAARMNGAGGCGLATSGLSPAAPFAAAWRVRPPPPRPGRRVPGCGSAAAHRALRRRDALAPQRLQPLQPRRARAHRESPRPRRAAPPWRRGRRPASLRARPQAPAGQNVIKVTQIQKTQGLLPTCLCFPPNSLRPPHSPAQNTLPLKKSKLSTFIKSMVSFS, from the exons ATGGGTATAATGCATTCCGCGCTTACACATTTGCGAGCAGCCAACAAATTAAAAGAGGAATTACCAGTCAGGAACCTTGAAAATGACAAACTGTGTAACAGTTCCGACAGAATCACAATTAAAACTTTTCCTTTGG GGTACTCAGCGAAAACCCACGGCCACCGGGTGggcaaagagagaggaggggctctGCAGGCGGTAACTACGAGGTGGAAGGCAACTGAAGCGATCGGGGAAGGAGAAGCAGTCATTCCCTCACACAAAATGGTGGCGCTGACGCGCAGGCCGGCGCACCTGGGGGCGCCACACGCCTCGGCGGGCCCCTGCTGGCCGCCGCCAGCTGGACGCGCGCCCCAGGCCCGTAGGGCCCGCGGGGGCCTGCGCGGCCCGAGCCTGCAGGGGCCTCCTGCCGCCGGCCATCCGCGTCTTCGCCCGGGGGAGGCCGCCAGGACGAAGCCAGCGGCGGCCAGATCCCGGACGCAGCACCGTGGGCCTGACACCGCGGCCCCCGCCAGGACGCGCAGCGCACTCACCTCGGACGCGCCCCGTGAGCAGACGAAGCTCGGGAAAGGAGGCGGAGCCGCGCGAATGAATGGAGCCGGCGGCTGCGGGCTGGCGACCTCCGGCCTGTCCCCGGCGGCGCCGTTCGCGGCTGCCTGGCGCGTGCGGCCGCCTCCCCCTCGTCCTGGACGCCGGGTTCCTGGTTGCGGGTCGGCCGCAGCCCACCGTGCCCTCCGCCGGCGTGACGCACTCGCGCCGCAGCgcctccagcctttgcagccgcGCCGCGCCCGCGCCCACCGCGAATCCCCCCGCCCGCGCCGTGCGGCCCCTCCTTGGCGCCGGGGACGCCGCCCTGCCTCGCTCCGGGCCCGGCCGCAGGCGCCTGCCGGGCAG AATGTAATCAAAGTAACCCAGATCCAGAAGACCCAAGGACTCCTCCCCACTTGCCTCTGCTTTCCCCCCAACTCACTTCGTCCGCCTCATAGTCCAGCGCAGAATACACTGCCCCTGAAGAAATCCAAGCTCTCAACATTTATTAAAAGTATGGTATCTTTTTCTTGA